Proteins from one Oscillatoria nigro-viridis PCC 7112 genomic window:
- a CDS encoding ATP-binding cassette domain-containing protein, with product MIEVEHLSKTYGSTAAIADVSFSVESGEILGFLGPNGAGKTTTMRILSGYLPASSGTARIAGLDVHENSMAVRQRIGYLPENPPLYPEMTVEGFLFFVARIKQVPAGDRARRVTSAIERCGLVDKRKVLIRKLSKGFRQRVGIAQAIVHDPPVIILDEPTVGLDPRQIIEVRNLIKSLGGQHTIILSTHILPEVSMTCNRVTIINRGKIAAAGTPENLMGELAAGEGYELEVEGEGDLVNSLLLPSLENVPGVRSVELIPSQQFLVSRYRLRALCEPDIEPGREIAAAIITSGFGLCEMRRNRASLEDVFLRLTAAEKKPEENLVHSEPEVDRNLQAAAETQDSIADSHQSESQPIVENLQVSDRQESLYDSHSASEPVAETVELREPPQPASEPVTETVELREPPQPASEPVTETVELREPPQPASEPVTETVELREPPQPASEPVTETVELREPPQPASEPVPETVELREPPQPASEPVAETVELREPPQPASEPVPETVQPIKGKHLSLGVTGTRSSYSLQISEQASRMLTFVKNVFYKSEILPIEPSPPESEPVVETVESIEHPQPQPIVENLQVAETVESIELSQPEPVVETLPVVETVESIEHSQPEPVVETLPVVKTVESIEHPQPEPVVENLLIVETVESNEHPQPEPIVENLQVVETVESIEPSQPEPVVENLLIVETPESIEHPEPEPQPVAETPEEISDLEPEMQPVADFLELVEKQESIEHPQPEPIVENFLIPETVESGQRSQPEPVVENLLIVETVESIEHPQPEPIVENLLIVETVESIEHSQPEPVVETLPVVETVESIEHSQPEPVVETLPVVETVESLEHPQPEPEPILDAPKSLEHPQPEPEPILDAPKSIEHSQPEPIVETLPVVETVESLDHSAPEPEPILDAPKSIDHSQSESEPVVKNRQVKKKPQPSSDSLPEQPPVTKKRQIERKKQDSDGSETPPPSDSE from the coding sequence ATGATTGAAGTAGAACACTTAAGCAAAACTTACGGTTCGACCGCAGCGATCGCGGACGTGTCTTTTTCGGTCGAATCAGGAGAAATTCTGGGGTTTTTGGGACCAAACGGCGCGGGCAAAACCACAACGATGCGGATTTTGTCGGGATATTTGCCGGCATCCAGCGGTACGGCCCGCATCGCCGGCCTCGACGTTCACGAAAACTCGATGGCAGTCAGACAGCGCATCGGCTATCTGCCGGAAAACCCGCCGCTTTATCCAGAAATGACTGTGGAAGGGTTTCTGTTTTTTGTGGCCAGGATCAAGCAAGTACCAGCAGGCGATCGCGCGCGACGAGTTACCTCCGCGATCGAACGCTGCGGCCTGGTTGATAAACGCAAAGTTTTAATCCGCAAGCTTTCTAAAGGATTTCGGCAGCGCGTCGGTATCGCCCAGGCGATCGTCCACGACCCCCCGGTCATTATCTTAGACGAACCAACCGTCGGTCTCGACCCCCGACAAATCATCGAAGTCCGCAATTTAATCAAAAGCCTTGGCGGCCAGCACACAATCATCCTTTCCACGCACATTCTGCCGGAAGTCAGCATGACTTGCAACCGCGTCACCATCATCAATCGCGGAAAAATCGCCGCTGCTGGTACTCCCGAAAATTTGATGGGAGAGTTGGCCGCCGGAGAGGGCTACGAACTCGAAGTTGAAGGCGAGGGGGATTTGGTAAACAGTCTGCTTTTGCCTTCTTTGGAAAATGTGCCGGGAGTTCGATCGGTCGAATTGATTCCCAGCCAGCAATTTTTAGTGAGTCGCTACCGGCTGCGGGCTTTGTGCGAACCGGACATAGAACCGGGACGAGAAATTGCCGCAGCTATTATCACCTCTGGATTCGGACTTTGCGAAATGCGTCGCAATCGGGCTAGTTTGGAAGATGTGTTTTTAAGGCTGACAGCGGCTGAAAAGAAACCGGAAGAAAATCTGGTTCACAGCGAACCGGAGGTAGATCGAAATCTGCAAGCAGCGGCAGAAACTCAAGACTCGATCGCGGATTCTCATCAATCCGAATCGCAACCGATTGTCGAAAATCTGCAAGTTTCAGATAGGCAAGAGTCTCTCTATGATTCTCATTCAGCATCAGAACCAGTTGCAGAAACCGTAGAGTTGAGAGAACCTCCTCAACCAGCATCAGAACCAGTTACAGAAACCGTAGAGTTGAGAGAACCTCCTCAACCAGCATCAGAACCAGTTACAGAAACCGTAGAGTTGAGAGAACCTCCTCAACCAGCATCAGAACCAGTTACAGAAACCGTAGAGTTGAGAGAACCTCCTCAACCAGCATCAGAACCAGTTACAGAAACCGTAGAGTTGAGAGAACCTCCTCAACCAGCATCAGAACCAGTTCCAGAAACCGTAGAGTTGAGAGAACCTCCTCAACCAGCATCAGAACCAGTTGCAGAAACCGTAGAGTTGAGAGAACCTCCTCAACCAGCATCAGAACCAGTTCCAGAAACCGTACAGCCGATAAAAGGGAAGCATCTCAGTTTGGGTGTCACAGGAACCAGATCATCTTACTCGCTACAGATATCTGAACAAGCAAGCAGGATGCTCACTTTTGTAAAAAATGTTTTTTACAAAAGTGAGATACTCCCGATCGAACCTTCTCCACCAGAATCCGAACCAGTTGTCGAAACCGTAGAGTCGATCGAGCATCCTCAACCACAACCGATAGTCGAAAATCTGCAAGTTGCAGAAACCGTAGAGTCGATCGAACTTTCTCAACCAGAACCGGTTGTCGAAACTCTGCCCGTTGTTGAAACCGTCGAGTCGATCGAACATTCTCAACCCGAACCGGTTGTCGAAACTCTGCCCGTTGTAAAAACCGTCGAGTCGATCGAACATCCTCAACCAGAACCGGTTGTCGAAAATCTACTTATTGTCGAAACAGTAGAGTCGAACGAGCATCCTCAACCAGAACCGATTGTCGAAAATCTGCAAGTTGTAGAAACCGTAGAGTCGATCGAACCTTCTCAACCAGAACCGGTTGTCGAAAATCTACTTATTGTCGAAACACCAGAGTCGATCGAACATCCTGAACCAGAACCCCAACCAGTTGCAGAAACACCAGAGGAAATAAGCGATTTAGAACCAGAAATGCAACCAGTGGCAGATTTTCTGGAACTTGTAGAAAAACAAGAGTCGATCGAGCATCCTCAACCAGAACCGATTGTTGAAAATTTCCTCATTCCAGAAACAGTAGAGTCGGGCCAACGTTCTCAGCCAGAACCTGTTGTCGAAAATCTGCTCATTGTAGAAACCGTCGAGTCGATCGAACATCCTCAACCAGAACCGATAGTCGAAAATCTGCTGATTGTAGAAACAGTAGAGTCGATCGAACATTCTCAACCAGAACCGGTTGTCGAAACTCTGCCCGTTGTTGAAACAGTGGAGTCGATCGAACATTCTCAACCAGAACCGGTTGTCGAAACTCTGCCCGTTGTTGAAACCGTCGAGTCGCTAGAGCATCCTCAACCAGAACCCGAACCGATTTTAGATGCACCAAAGTCGCTAGAGCATCCTCAACCAGAACCCGAACCGATTTTAGATGCACCAAAGTCGATCGAACATTCTCAACCAGAACCGATTGTCGAAACTCTGCCCGTTGTTGAAACAGTAGAGTCGCTAGACCATTCTGCACCAGAACCCGAACCGATTTTAGATGCACCAAAGTCGATCGACCATTCTCAGTCAGAATCCGAACCAGTTGTAAAAAATCGGCAAGTTAAAAAAAAGCCACAACCGAGTAGCGATTCTCTACCAGAACAGCCACCTGTTACCAAAAAGCGACAAATAGAAAGAAAAAAACAGGATAGCGACGGCAGCGAAACACCACCTCCAAGCGACTCAGAATGA
- a CDS encoding helix-turn-helix transcriptional regulator, translating to MTLGQKLRERRESLGLTRIQVARACNVVESTVINWETDRHVPKLYPAQMKALCDLLKFTIEDLVV from the coding sequence ATGACGCTGGGGCAAAAGCTAAGAGAAAGACGTGAAAGTCTAGGTTTGACTCGAATACAAGTGGCAAGAGCGTGTAATGTGGTGGAATCGACAGTCATCAACTGGGAAACCGACAGACACGTCCCCAAGCTTTACCCAGCACAGATGAAAGCCCTGTGCGACTTATTGAAATTCACGATCGAAGATTTAGTCGTGTAG
- a CDS encoding Uma2 family endonuclease, with translation MSGLKTKLPTDIWVAATWEEFIAMADDPAYSKAKCYYRNGQMRIETMSVGPDRAQDNAIISFAVNLFCTIKGTSMKGLTNCSYRTTKVRECQPDLSYYIGERAQLAPKGTSIASLDVTPPPDLVIEVADSTLADDIGEKRLLYEELKVAEYWVVDVQKSQIIAFAIIADNGSRRIVRSEVLPGLTIALLEDAWRRSRTEDRAQVGAWLLAQFQQ, from the coding sequence ATGAGTGGACTAAAGACTAAATTGCCAACTGATATCTGGGTAGCAGCAACCTGGGAAGAGTTCATCGCAATGGCAGATGACCCAGCTTACAGTAAAGCCAAATGCTATTACCGCAACGGACAAATGAGAATTGAAACTATGTCGGTAGGGCCAGATCGTGCACAGGATAATGCGATCATTAGCTTTGCTGTTAACTTATTCTGCACCATAAAAGGTACTTCTATGAAAGGACTTACTAACTGTAGTTACCGGACAACAAAAGTCAGAGAGTGTCAGCCAGACCTATCTTACTACATTGGAGAAAGAGCGCAATTAGCACCTAAAGGAACTTCGATCGCAAGTCTTGACGTTACTCCACCGCCAGATTTAGTCATAGAAGTTGCTGACTCTACTTTGGCTGATGATATCGGTGAAAAACGGTTGCTTTACGAAGAATTAAAAGTCGCTGAATATTGGGTAGTAGACGTGCAGAAATCTCAAATTATTGCCTTTGCTATTATTGCTGATAATGGCAGTCGGCGGATTGTGCGATCGGAAGTTTTGCCGGGATTAACTATTGCTTTGTTGGAAGACGCTTGGCGGCGGAGTCGCACTGAAGATCGAGCACAGGTAGGGGCTTGGTTGTTGGCTCAATTTCAGCAGTAA
- a CDS encoding WD40 domain-containing protein, whose protein sequence is MNYSRTIPAILSAAIALSSIALIPLTSPQIALALTADKVKTVAQQITVRIQGPKGGSGVILEKRGSTYYILTNWHVVDKAGDYEVVTPDGQAHSVSYSLVRRMPGADLAIVPFSSTQSYPLAQLANSAATKGNKAYVAGWPISGGSLRQPIFLATEGQLTGRQTAWNGYTLVYNNLVRAGMSGGPVLDDAGRVVAINGIVRLEDNSDKIVAAGIEINTFMKWRSTISLPVVPQSPTAGNPKTPANNAPRTPASAIAFAATNTLKGPSEVVSSLALASTYFTTGNSNGTISVWNFPSGQLKTTLQGHTEAVNALAASADGKVLASGSDDKTVKLWNLETGAVVRTLSGHSNAVSSVAVSPDGQFVASGSWDKTIKIWNPKTGELLRTLTGHSGLVNAVAISPDSKTLVSGSKDGSIRLWNLASGQAIRTISGKNLSVLSLAFTPDGKSLAAGNSNGTVGLWNAGNGQLIRRLSGHTDGVWSVAFSRDGTTLVTGSWDKSVRLWDVRSGDLRGTLSGHSGYVSAVAISSDGKTIVSAGWLGEIKIWKRS, encoded by the coding sequence ATGAATTACAGCAGAACAATTCCGGCTATTTTGAGTGCTGCGATCGCCCTGAGTTCGATCGCCCTCATCCCACTCACATCACCTCAAATTGCCCTCGCATTAACCGCCGACAAAGTTAAAACCGTTGCCCAACAAATTACTGTTCGCATCCAGGGGCCAAAAGGCGGTTCGGGAGTAATTTTAGAGAAGCGGGGCAGCACATACTATATTCTCACAAACTGGCACGTTGTCGATAAAGCCGGCGATTACGAGGTTGTAACTCCCGACGGCCAAGCTCACTCTGTATCATACAGCCTCGTGCGGCGAATGCCCGGTGCGGATTTGGCGATCGTGCCCTTCAGCAGCACTCAAAGCTACCCCCTGGCTCAATTAGCCAATTCCGCAGCAACTAAGGGAAACAAGGCTTATGTGGCCGGCTGGCCGATATCCGGCGGTTCTCTGAGACAGCCGATTTTCCTCGCTACGGAAGGTCAGCTTACCGGCCGCCAAACTGCTTGGAACGGCTATACTTTGGTATACAACAACTTAGTGAGAGCGGGCATGAGCGGCGGCCCAGTGCTCGACGATGCAGGGCGAGTTGTCGCAATTAACGGCATTGTCAGGTTAGAGGACAATTCCGATAAAATCGTGGCGGCGGGAATAGAAATCAATACTTTCATGAAATGGCGATCGACTATTTCGCTGCCAGTAGTTCCCCAATCTCCTACTGCCGGAAACCCGAAAACTCCGGCGAATAATGCGCCCCGCACGCCCGCAAGTGCGATCGCCTTTGCTGCCACAAATACCCTCAAAGGGCCTTCGGAAGTTGTCAGTTCCCTTGCCCTTGCTTCAACTTATTTTACCACAGGAAATAGCAACGGCACAATCTCTGTTTGGAATTTTCCCAGCGGGCAATTAAAAACTACCCTGCAAGGACACACGGAAGCCGTAAACGCACTGGCTGCGAGTGCGGATGGCAAGGTGTTAGCTAGCGGCAGCGACGACAAAACTGTGAAACTTTGGAATTTAGAAACGGGCGCGGTTGTACGCACTTTAAGCGGGCATTCCAATGCAGTTTCGAGCGTTGCCGTCAGTCCCGACGGTCAATTTGTAGCCAGCGGCAGTTGGGACAAAACGATTAAGATTTGGAACCCGAAAACGGGGGAGTTGCTGCGGACTTTGACCGGGCACTCTGGGTTGGTGAATGCTGTTGCAATTAGTCCCGATAGCAAAACTTTAGTTAGCGGCAGCAAAGACGGTTCAATTAGGTTGTGGAATTTAGCTAGCGGTCAAGCAATTCGCACGATTAGCGGCAAAAACTTGTCTGTTTTGTCGCTAGCTTTTACTCCCGACGGCAAAAGTTTAGCGGCGGGAAACAGCAATGGCACTGTTGGGTTGTGGAATGCCGGAAACGGGCAGTTAATTCGGCGTTTAAGCGGGCATACCGACGGGGTTTGGTCGGTGGCATTCAGTCGGGATGGCACTACGCTGGTTACTGGGAGTTGGGATAAGAGTGTGAGACTTTGGGATGTGCGATCGGGCGATTTGAGAGGTACTTTGAGCGGTCATTCTGGCTATGTTAGTGCTGTGGCGATTAGCAGCGATGGGAAGACTATTGTTAGTGCGGGTTGGTTGGGGGAAATTAAGATTTGGAAACGGAGTTGA
- a CDS encoding pirin family protein — protein sequence MITVRKSEARGHANHGWLDSYHTFSFAGYYDPNYMNFRSLRVINEDFVSPGRGFGTHGHSDMEIITYVLEGALEHKDSLGTGAVIKPGEVQRMTAGTGIQHSEFNNSQTDPVHLLQIWLLPDTKGLQPSYEQREFPVEERRGKLRLVAARDARDGAVKVHQDVDLYATVLDKESRVSHALQPNRHAWVQVARGSVLLNGLTLKNGDAAAVSGESELVIEATEDAEFLLFDLA from the coding sequence ATGATTACCGTCAGAAAAAGTGAAGCAAGAGGACACGCTAATCACGGTTGGCTAGACAGTTACCACACATTTTCTTTTGCCGGCTATTACGATCCAAATTATATGAATTTTCGCTCTTTGCGGGTAATTAATGAGGATTTCGTTAGCCCCGGCAGAGGTTTCGGCACTCACGGCCACAGCGACATGGAAATCATTACTTATGTATTAGAAGGAGCATTAGAACACAAGGACAGTTTGGGTACCGGTGCAGTGATTAAACCCGGTGAAGTGCAGCGGATGACTGCGGGTACAGGTATCCAGCACAGCGAGTTCAATAACTCGCAAACAGACCCGGTTCATTTGCTGCAAATCTGGCTGTTACCCGATACAAAAGGCTTGCAGCCGAGTTACGAGCAGCGGGAGTTTCCAGTGGAAGAAAGGCGCGGAAAACTGCGGTTAGTGGCGGCGCGAGATGCGAGAGATGGTGCTGTAAAAGTGCATCAAGATGTGGATTTGTATGCGACTGTTTTGGATAAAGAATCGCGGGTTTCTCATGCTTTGCAGCCGAATCGCCATGCTTGGGTACAAGTTGCTCGCGGCTCGGTTTTGCTCAACGGTTTGACTTTGAAAAATGGCGACGCTGCGGCGGTTAGCGGTGAGTCTGAATTGGTGATTGAAGCTACGGAAGATGCTGAATTTTTGCTGTTTGATTTGGCATAA
- a CDS encoding winged helix-turn-helix transcriptional regulator, giving the protein MQVQEVKVDRANCPVERTLEVIGGRWKVLILRELFPGVKRFNELQRAVNGITQKMLTQQLREMESDGIVHREIYLQVPPKVEYSLTPLGESLKPIINAMHEWGIQHISEDGK; this is encoded by the coding sequence ATGCAAGTCCAAGAAGTAAAGGTCGATCGGGCAAATTGCCCTGTAGAACGCACTCTAGAGGTGATTGGCGGGCGCTGGAAAGTCTTGATTCTGCGGGAGTTGTTTCCAGGAGTGAAGCGCTTTAACGAGCTGCAACGAGCTGTCAACGGCATTACTCAGAAGATGCTGACGCAGCAACTGCGGGAAATGGAATCAGACGGGATCGTGCACCGGGAAATTTACCTGCAAGTGCCGCCAAAAGTTGAATATTCGCTAACCCCTTTGGGCGAAAGTCTCAAACCGATTATTAATGCCATGCACGAATGGGGAATTCAGCATATTAGCGAAGATGGAAAATGA
- a CDS encoding DUF4112 domain-containing protein — MNNIERLATLNRIRKLSRLMDTAIGIPGTKFRIGLDPIIGLVPGAGDIVDTAFSAYLIYLATRFNIPQKTLGKMIYNIGLEAVVGSVPLVGDIFDAFYKSNMRNLALLEAHLEAVEPELAAVAEPIPEPIKI, encoded by the coding sequence ATGAACAACATAGAGCGTCTCGCCACCCTCAACCGCATCCGCAAACTCAGCCGCCTGATGGATACCGCCATTGGCATCCCCGGCACTAAATTTCGCATTGGTTTAGACCCCATTATCGGTTTAGTTCCGGGTGCTGGGGATATCGTAGATACCGCATTTTCCGCCTACCTAATTTATTTAGCAACTCGATTCAACATCCCCCAAAAGACTCTAGGGAAAATGATTTACAATATCGGTCTAGAAGCAGTTGTGGGATCAGTACCTTTAGTCGGAGATATCTTCGATGCCTTTTATAAATCCAACATGAGAAATCTGGCGCTTTTAGAAGCACACCTCGAAGCAGTTGAACCCGAACTAGCCGCAGTTGCAGAACCTATTCCTGAACCTATTAAAATCTAG
- a CDS encoding threonine aldolase family protein, whose protein sequence is MNFCSDNATGVSPEIMAAIAAANCGAVMSYGDDEYTQRLQVKFSDLFETSVTVFPVATGSAANSLALAVVTPPYGAVYCHAESHINLDECGAPEFFTGGAKLVTLTGNHGKIEPETLGKILDRAGAGVVHHVQPAALSITQATEAGTVYNPAEISHISEVVRAHNLHLHMDGARFANAVASLGCSPADVTWRAGVDILSFGATKNGAMGAEAVVFFDRELAKTFPFYRKRSGHLFSKMRFLSAQLEAYITNDLWLKNAAHANNMAAKLAAGLAGVEGAKFCHRVEANEIFMQIPESVIAAVLAEGFQFYRWDECTVRLVTAFNTKEEDVIALVEAVKRHQ, encoded by the coding sequence ATGAATTTTTGTAGCGACAATGCAACCGGGGTTTCGCCGGAGATTATGGCGGCGATTGCAGCAGCTAATTGCGGTGCTGTGATGTCTTACGGAGATGATGAATATACACAGCGTTTGCAAGTTAAATTTTCGGATTTGTTCGAGACATCGGTGACTGTTTTCCCTGTAGCAACTGGTTCGGCTGCTAATTCTCTAGCCCTTGCGGTTGTCACTCCTCCTTACGGGGCTGTTTACTGTCACGCCGAATCTCATATTAATCTGGATGAATGCGGCGCGCCGGAGTTTTTTACAGGCGGTGCAAAGTTAGTGACATTAACAGGAAATCACGGTAAAATAGAGCCAGAGACTTTAGGAAAAATACTCGATCGCGCTGGTGCAGGTGTCGTCCATCACGTACAGCCCGCAGCCCTCAGCATCACTCAAGCAACGGAAGCCGGAACTGTCTACAATCCAGCGGAAATTTCCCACATTTCGGAAGTGGTTCGCGCTCATAATTTGCACCTGCACATGGATGGAGCCCGCTTTGCCAATGCTGTCGCCAGTCTTGGCTGTTCTCCTGCGGATGTTACCTGGCGCGCTGGTGTGGATATTCTATCCTTTGGAGCGACAAAAAACGGCGCGATGGGTGCAGAAGCTGTGGTTTTTTTTGATCGAGAATTAGCAAAGACTTTCCCTTTTTACCGCAAGCGCAGCGGGCATCTTTTCTCGAAAATGCGGTTCTTGTCGGCGCAGTTGGAAGCGTATATAACGAATGATTTGTGGCTAAAAAATGCGGCTCATGCAAATAATATGGCAGCCAAATTAGCCGCAGGTTTGGCGGGAGTTGAGGGAGCGAAGTTTTGCCATCGGGTTGAAGCAAACGAGATTTTCATGCAGATTCCAGAATCGGTAATTGCAGCGGTTTTAGCTGAGGGTTTTCAGTTTTATCGGTGGGATGAATGTACTGTTAGACTGGTAACGGCTTTTAATACTAAAGAAGAAGATGTTATTGCTTTGGTGGAAGCTGTTAAACGCCATCAGTAA
- a CDS encoding DUF2997 domain-containing protein, which translates to MAEYRQIEYRIGKDGKITETVLNATGSSCTETTAGIEKALGKVESQDLLPEYYEGEENLIVEQTQTLKQV; encoded by the coding sequence ATGGCAGAGTACCGCCAAATAGAATACCGCATCGGCAAAGACGGCAAAATTACCGAAACCGTCCTCAACGCCACCGGTTCGAGTTGCACCGAAACCACCGCCGGAATTGAAAAAGCCCTCGGAAAAGTAGAATCTCAAGACTTGCTGCCAGAATACTACGAAGGGGAAGAAAATTTGATCGTTGAACAAACGCAGACTTTAAAACAAGTTTAG
- a CDS encoding nucleotide exchange factor GrpE, translated as MFDLLGATVDVTTVPAFSFALAVGGIFLILVYVYAASEAGDAIEFKYDTILRERMNQLDILDWQDLGEKAGLSRFGVRLVRQGDVGKLTLDQLRRLATVLNLNFQEFDRTLSALPISATITTNASEIEELRQQCFRLREELQQQKAQLTADFRRATFEQLQTLLTNYPAARKMAEAKPDMPAKNLSALFTPLENLLSSWAFETIGSTWEQVTYNPQLHQPDVEDITEGELVYIRFVGYREGERILVPAKVSRTLPGGIKN; from the coding sequence ATGTTTGATCTCCTGGGTGCAACAGTTGATGTAACAACAGTGCCTGCCTTCAGCTTCGCGCTGGCTGTCGGGGGCATTTTTCTAATTTTAGTCTACGTTTATGCTGCATCTGAGGCGGGAGATGCGATCGAGTTTAAGTACGATACAATTCTGCGGGAACGCATGAATCAGCTAGACATTCTCGATTGGCAAGACTTAGGCGAAAAAGCAGGCTTAAGTCGCTTTGGGGTGCGCTTAGTGCGGCAGGGAGACGTGGGAAAACTCACGCTAGACCAACTGAGGCGGCTGGCAACAGTGCTGAATTTGAATTTTCAAGAGTTCGATCGCACTTTGAGCGCGCTGCCTATATCGGCTACAATCACAACTAATGCCAGCGAAATAGAAGAATTGAGGCAACAGTGTTTCCGGCTGCGAGAAGAACTGCAGCAGCAAAAAGCTCAACTAACTGCCGATTTTCGCCGCGCTACCTTTGAACAGTTACAAACTTTGTTGACTAACTATCCCGCCGCCCGCAAAATGGCAGAAGCCAAGCCGGATATGCCAGCCAAAAATCTCTCAGCTTTGTTTACTCCCTTAGAAAATCTCTTGTCAAGTTGGGCTTTTGAAACTATTGGTTCAACTTGGGAACAAGTGACTTACAATCCGCAGTTGCACCAGCCGGATGTTGAGGATATAACCGAAGGAGAATTAGTTTATATTCGGTTTGTCGGCTATCGGGAGGGAGAGCGAATTCTTGTTCCTGCTAAAGTTAGCCGCACCCTTCCAGGCGGCATAAAAAATTAA
- a CDS encoding Hsp70 family protein — protein MTTVAIDFGTSNTVVCILNPDTQTPETLRLGEMSRIFKTKNLSGDVREISVVPTLVFVKNAGELILGEKVRSQRLGQSQPDRFFKAFKRNLAADFQPPPRNIDGETYTAESVAEQFIKTIWKQLYLQNIQPEKVIFTVPVGAFERYLDWFRDLGENLGVAEVQVIDESTAAALGYAVKRPGSLVLVVDFGGGTLDLSLVRTAVTPPLPPLTKGGRNLAPPLDKGGLGGVRAEVLAKSDAYVGGEDIDIWIVEDYLRQIGSSRAEVGPVGWQNLLEIAEKLKIQLSQVNEAKESWFDDENFMSYDLQLNREKLEKILESRQLLEQLRQALDEVLSIAMGKGIGKGDIEQVLLVGGTSIIPAVSNLVVSYFGRQKVQTDKPFEAVAHGALALTQLASVEDYLRHSYAIRLWEPYAKAYAYSPIFSKEMKYPCQSSEELTLQVAIEGQREIRLDIGEVAEVSQAEVIFNEKGQMTSSWLNKQTDFRSLESHHQQVCVAHLNPPGVLGIDRVSVSFEVDERRVLLATVRDLVTGKVLVEKGAIAKLQ, from the coding sequence ATGACTACAGTTGCCATTGACTTCGGCACCAGCAACACGGTTGTCTGCATTCTCAACCCGGATACGCAAACACCAGAAACTTTGAGATTGGGCGAGATGTCCCGCATTTTTAAAACGAAGAATTTGAGCGGAGATGTTCGAGAAATATCTGTAGTGCCGACTTTAGTTTTTGTGAAAAATGCCGGAGAGTTGATATTGGGAGAAAAAGTGCGATCGCAGCGTTTGGGGCAATCCCAGCCCGACCGTTTTTTCAAAGCTTTTAAACGCAATTTAGCTGCCGACTTTCAGCCGCCACCCCGCAATATCGACGGCGAAACCTACACAGCAGAATCAGTAGCAGAACAGTTTATCAAAACTATTTGGAAACAATTATATTTACAAAATATACAGCCAGAAAAAGTAATTTTCACAGTCCCAGTCGGAGCATTTGAGCGATATCTAGATTGGTTTCGCGACTTAGGAGAAAATTTGGGAGTTGCGGAAGTTCAGGTAATAGATGAATCCACAGCCGCCGCCCTGGGATATGCAGTAAAACGCCCCGGATCTCTAGTTTTAGTAGTTGATTTTGGCGGCGGAACTTTAGATTTAAGTTTAGTCCGTACTGCTGTAACCCCCCCCTTACCTCCCCTTACCAAGGGGGGGAGAAATCTCGCTCCCCCCCTTGACAAGGGGGGGCTGGGGGGGGTGCGTGCCGAAGTGTTGGCAAAATCCGATGCTTATGTAGGCGGCGAAGATATTGACATCTGGATTGTCGAAGATTATTTGCGGCAAATTGGTTCGTCGCGGGCAGAAGTCGGCCCAGTGGGCTGGCAAAATTTATTAGAAATAGCGGAAAAATTAAAAATTCAACTTTCTCAAGTTAATGAAGCGAAGGAAAGTTGGTTTGACGATGAAAATTTTATGTCTTACGACTTGCAGCTAAACCGAGAGAAACTTGAGAAAATTCTGGAATCTCGGCAGTTGTTAGAACAGTTGCGACAAGCTTTAGATGAAGTGCTGAGCATTGCAATGGGAAAAGGTATCGGCAAAGGAGATATAGAACAGGTTTTGCTGGTAGGAGGAACTTCTATAATTCCGGCTGTATCTAATTTAGTGGTGTCGTATTTTGGGCGGCAAAAAGTCCAAACAGATAAGCCGTTTGAAGCTGTGGCGCACGGTGCTTTAGCGCTGACACAATTAGCGAGTGTTGAGGATTATTTGCGCCACAGCTATGCAATTCGCCTCTGGGAACCTTACGCTAAAGCTTATGCTTATTCGCCGATATTTAGCAAGGAAATGAAGTATCCCTGTCAAAGTTCCGAAGAGTTGACGCTGCAAGTGGCAATTGAAGGGCAAAGGGAAATTCGGTTAGATATTGGGGAAGTTGCGGAGGTATCGCAAGCGGAGGTTATTTTTAACGAAAAAGGGCAAATGACGAGCAGTTGGCTCAACAAACAGACGGATTTTCGCTCTCTGGAAAGCCACCACCAGCAGGTTTGCGTAGCGCATTTGAATCCGCCCGGGGTATTGGGCATTGACAGGGTTTCGGTGAGTTTTGAGGTGGATGAGAGGCGGGTTTTGTTGGCGACGGTGCGGGATTTGGTGACTGGTAAGGTGTTGGTGGAAAAAGGGGCGATCGCCAAACTGCAATAG